One window of the Terriglobia bacterium genome contains the following:
- a CDS encoding 2-hydroxymuconic semialdehyde dehydrogenase produces the protein MKLLESYIDGRFVRGKREFADINPADGSVVAQVSEASAEMVDEAVDAAQRALQGEWGRCGVRERAAMLYKVADAIEKRFDCFVQAEVADTGKPIALASRLDVPRGAANFRAFADLIKSAGLESYETQTSDGHRALNIAHRRPVGVVGVITPWNLPLLLLTWKVAPALACGNAVVAKPSEETPATATLLAEAMQDAGVPKGVFNVVHGFGPDSAGEALVKHPGVDAITFTGESRTGAAIMAGCAPFVRPVSFELGGKNAAVVFADCDFEQTVNGLSDAVFLNTGQVCLCAERVYVERSIFPAVVDALAHKAENMRMGWPTDEKTDFGPLISAQHREKVLSYYKLAREEGATVVTGGGVPEFGDGRARGCYVEPTILTGLRESARCVKEEIFGPVCHVALFDTEEEAIALANDTEYGLAASVWTTNLARAHRVAPQMKAGITWVNCWFLRDLRTPFGGAGLSGIGREGGMHSLNFYSELNNVCMKF, from the coding sequence ATGAAGCTGCTGGAAAGCTACATCGATGGACGATTTGTGCGCGGGAAACGGGAGTTCGCCGATATCAACCCGGCGGATGGGTCGGTGGTGGCGCAGGTGAGCGAGGCCAGCGCCGAGATGGTGGACGAGGCTGTTGACGCGGCGCAGAGAGCACTGCAGGGAGAGTGGGGGCGATGCGGGGTTCGCGAGCGCGCGGCGATGCTCTACAAGGTCGCGGATGCGATCGAAAAACGGTTCGATTGCTTTGTCCAGGCGGAAGTTGCGGATACGGGAAAACCAATCGCGCTGGCGTCGCGCTTGGATGTGCCGCGAGGAGCGGCGAACTTCCGGGCCTTCGCGGACCTGATCAAGAGCGCGGGATTGGAATCGTATGAGACGCAGACTTCGGACGGACACCGGGCCCTGAACATCGCGCATCGACGACCGGTTGGGGTGGTCGGAGTCATAACGCCGTGGAACCTGCCGCTGCTCTTGCTGACATGGAAAGTGGCTCCGGCACTGGCGTGCGGAAACGCGGTGGTGGCAAAACCATCCGAGGAGACTCCGGCGACGGCGACGCTGCTGGCGGAAGCGATGCAGGATGCCGGCGTCCCGAAGGGTGTCTTCAACGTGGTGCATGGGTTCGGACCTGATTCGGCGGGTGAGGCACTCGTGAAGCATCCGGGAGTGGACGCGATCACGTTCACGGGAGAGTCGCGAACCGGGGCGGCGATTATGGCGGGATGCGCTCCGTTTGTGCGGCCAGTGTCGTTTGAGTTGGGCGGGAAGAATGCTGCGGTTGTATTCGCCGATTGCGATTTCGAGCAGACCGTAAACGGGTTGAGCGATGCGGTGTTTCTGAATACCGGGCAGGTTTGCCTGTGCGCGGAACGAGTCTATGTCGAGCGATCGATCTTCCCTGCCGTGGTGGATGCGCTGGCGCACAAAGCTGAGAACATGCGAATGGGATGGCCCACCGATGAGAAGACGGATTTCGGGCCGCTGATCTCGGCGCAACATCGTGAGAAGGTTCTGTCGTATTACAAATTGGCGCGTGAAGAGGGCGCGACAGTTGTGACGGGCGGAGGAGTTCCGGAGTTTGGAGATGGCCGAGCTAGAGGCTGCTATGTCGAGCCGACGATTCTGACCGGGCTGCGGGAGTCGGCGCGCTGCGTAAAGGAAGAGATCTTCGGGCCGGTGTGTCACGTTGCACTGTTCGATACCGAAGAAGAAGCGATTGCACTGGCGAATGATACGGAATATGGACTGGCGGCGTCGGTGTGGACGACGAATTTGGCGCGGGCACATCGGGTGGCGCCGCAGATGAAGGCCGGCATCACCTGGGTGAACTGCTGGTTTCTGCGCGATTTGCGAACGCCGTTCGGGGGCGCTGGACTGTCGGGAATCGGTCGTGAGGGTGGAATGCATTCCCTGAATTTTTATTCAGAGTTAAATAACGTCTGCATGAAGTTTTGA
- a CDS encoding 3-hydroxyanthranilate 3,4-dioxygenase — MPSISTLKAFNLQGWIDQNREKLKPPVGNAQVWEDGEFMVTVVGGPNQRRDYHDDPTEEFFYQLKGDIKLRVIEKPGQPPVDIPIREGEVFLLPKHMRHSPQRPAETIGMVIEMPRPEGELDAFEWYCPNCHNRVHRAELRLKSIVRDLPPIFERFNSDEELRRCKHCGTVHPTR; from the coding sequence ATGCCATCGATATCGACGCTGAAAGCGTTCAACCTGCAAGGATGGATTGATCAGAATCGTGAGAAGTTGAAGCCGCCGGTGGGCAACGCGCAGGTATGGGAAGACGGAGAGTTCATGGTTACCGTCGTGGGCGGCCCGAACCAGCGGCGGGATTATCACGACGACCCGACGGAAGAATTCTTCTATCAACTCAAGGGAGACATCAAGTTGCGCGTCATCGAGAAACCTGGACAACCGCCGGTCGATATTCCGATCCGCGAGGGCGAGGTTTTTCTGCTGCCGAAGCACATGCGGCACTCGCCGCAGCGCCCGGCGGAGACGATCGGGATGGTGATCGAGATGCCGCGCCCCGAGGGTGAACTCGATGCCTTCGAGTGGTATTGCCCGAATTGTCATAACCGCGTGCATCGGGCGGAGTTGAGGCTCAAGAGCATCGTTCGCGACCTGCCGCCAATTTTTGAGCGGTTCAACAGCGACGAGGAATTGCGCCGCTGCAAACATTGCGGAACCGTGCATCCAACTCGATAG
- a CDS encoding RidA family protein: MDTKVVAGKATPRGKYPHIKRAGDFLFVSGTSSRRADNTIAGADVDAMGTTKLDIRAQTRAVIENVRDILASAGASLQDVVEITTYLVNMNDFAGYNEVYGEYFDYNGPARTTVAVHQLPHPHLLIEIRAMAYKKTKE, translated from the coding sequence ATGGATACAAAGGTAGTTGCAGGGAAAGCGACGCCCCGGGGAAAGTATCCGCACATTAAGCGCGCTGGCGATTTTCTGTTCGTTTCCGGTACGAGTTCGCGGCGCGCGGACAACACGATTGCAGGTGCAGACGTGGACGCGATGGGCACGACGAAGCTCGATATTCGGGCGCAGACACGTGCGGTGATTGAGAACGTGCGCGACATTCTTGCGAGTGCCGGCGCGAGTTTGCAGGACGTGGTCGAGATCACGACATACCTGGTCAATATGAACGATTTTGCGGGATACAACGAAGTCTACGGCGAGTATTTCGACTACAACGGGCCTGCGCGGACGACGGTCGCCGTGCATCAGTTGCCGCATCCGCATCTGCTGATTGAGATCAGGGCCATGGCATACAAGAAAACGAAAGAGTGA
- a CDS encoding Hpt domain-containing protein gives MDEKEVREKLAALWEKYLPEMTERVRVLERACESLGKGKLSPDERHSALAAAHKLAGALGTFGRGHGTELAREIEGMLQNGTAQPARMRSLLQELRDIVGS, from the coding sequence ATGGACGAGAAAGAGGTTCGGGAAAAGCTCGCGGCACTGTGGGAGAAGTATCTGCCCGAGATGACGGAGCGCGTTAGGGTGCTCGAGCGCGCGTGCGAATCGCTGGGAAAGGGCAAGCTCTCCCCAGACGAACGGCATTCCGCACTCGCCGCCGCGCACAAGCTGGCCGGAGCGCTGGGAACCTTCGGGCGCGGACACGGGACGGAACTGGCGAGGGAAATCGAAGGGATGCTCCAAAACGGAACCGCCCAACCGGCGCGAATGCGGTCGCTGCTCCAGGAATTGCGGGATATTGTCGGGAGCTAA
- a CDS encoding outer membrane beta-barrel protein, with protein sequence MPKVLLCVAVIACCLAASAQEYPKSDVFVGFQYNSFDAFRIQHVSLLGWNAQFTHYLNKPFGITGEVTGSYGSPTVGGVGTSLPTYTFMVGPTMRAPLEKSTPFVHALFGAAHMSNTKGTYSSTGFAMALGGGFDRQVSKSVDWRIVQVDYLVTKLKDATGSGNGHQDNFRLATGIVFKF encoded by the coding sequence GTGCCAAAAGTATTGTTGTGCGTGGCGGTGATTGCGTGTTGTTTGGCGGCGTCTGCGCAGGAGTATCCGAAGAGCGATGTGTTTGTCGGATTCCAGTACAACAGCTTTGACGCATTCCGGATCCAGCATGTGAGCCTGCTCGGATGGAACGCCCAGTTCACTCACTACCTGAATAAGCCTTTTGGGATTACGGGAGAGGTGACCGGTTCGTATGGCTCGCCCACAGTGGGCGGAGTTGGCACGAGCCTGCCTACGTACACGTTCATGGTTGGGCCGACGATGCGGGCTCCGCTGGAGAAGAGCACACCGTTTGTGCACGCGCTTTTCGGTGCGGCGCACATGAGCAACACGAAGGGCACATACAGCAGCACGGGATTCGCAATGGCGCTCGGAGGAGGGTTCGACAGGCAGGTGTCAAAGAGCGTCGATTGGAGAATCGTGCAAGTCGATTATCTGGTAACGAAGCTGAAAGATGCGACAGGCTCCGGGAACGGCCATCAAGATAACTTCCGCCTCGCGACGGGGATAGTCTTCAAATTCTAA
- a CDS encoding RHS repeat-associated core domain-containing protein — translation MNCGSIWSQSFGFDPFGNINKTGSQSFTPTYSNSTNQINGGGYSQSYDANGNLLTINDGTTHTYTWDAEGKQLGIDSFSAIYDALGRMVELNSSGTYTETVYGLAGEKLALMNGQTLKNAFVATPSGTAVYVPTGLLYYRHADWLGSSRFASTTGRAMYSSSAYAPFGEQYAKAGTNDQNFTGQQPDTAAGLYDFLFRRLSQTQGRWISPDPAGLGAVDPTAPQSWNRYGYVQNTPLRFVDLLGLDEAAPSWDCYSYASCEIFVSGSGFVGGWVPDTWSAGGCQDIYSDGNYVGNTCGGRQQQASQSTGDAKPTNTANNGFTIGIRAPGQTYSQCLASNTGNYSIAGVFNIQNSAGKFLAGNDAGNLLFGDASKGQAGLLLSHGGATAVSAGVGTAGTFGRRTASIFDLNLSGTTGPAPTILGKTGAEEVAGVLSGIAEIKFAIDVGLTGAEAIGCAFHR, via the coding sequence GTGAATTGCGGCTCCATCTGGTCCCAGAGCTTCGGCTTCGATCCATTCGGGAACATCAACAAGACAGGCAGCCAAAGCTTCACGCCGACCTACAGCAACTCGACGAATCAGATCAACGGCGGCGGTTACTCTCAGAGCTACGATGCCAACGGCAATCTGCTGACCATCAATGACGGAACGACCCATACCTACACCTGGGATGCTGAAGGCAAGCAACTGGGGATTGACAGTTTCTCAGCGATCTATGATGCTCTCGGACGCATGGTGGAGCTGAACAGCTCGGGAACTTACACCGAGACCGTTTACGGGCTGGCGGGTGAGAAACTGGCGCTGATGAATGGGCAAACGCTCAAGAATGCCTTTGTTGCGACTCCCTCTGGAACGGCGGTCTATGTTCCTACCGGACTGCTCTACTATCGTCACGCCGATTGGCTGGGCAGTTCGCGCTTTGCCTCGACCACCGGGCGCGCGATGTATTCCAGTTCGGCCTACGCTCCGTTCGGCGAGCAGTACGCCAAAGCTGGCACCAACGACCAGAACTTCACGGGCCAGCAGCCAGACACGGCTGCGGGATTGTACGATTTCCTGTTCCGGCGCTTGAGCCAGACGCAGGGACGGTGGATTTCGCCGGATCCTGCGGGACTAGGAGCCGTCGATCCCACTGCCCCTCAGAGTTGGAACAGGTACGGCTATGTGCAAAATACCCCATTGAGGTTCGTTGATCTCCTCGGACTTGATGAGGCGGCTCCATCGTGGGACTGTTACAGTTACGCTTCTTGTGAAATCTTTGTGTCCGGCAGCGGTTTCGTCGGGGGATGGGTACCCGACACCTGGTCCGCAGGCGGATGCCAGGATATCTACTCCGACGGAAATTACGTGGGAAATACCTGTGGCGGAAGACAGCAACAAGCGTCACAGTCAACCGGAGATGCTAAACCTACTAACACTGCAAACAACGGCTTCACCATCGGCATCCGTGCCCCCGGACAAACGTACAGTCAATGCCTGGCCTCAAATACTGGGAACTACAGTATCGCCGGTGTCTTCAACATCCAGAACAGTGCCGGAAAGTTCTTGGCTGGGAACGACGCGGGCAATCTCCTCTTCGGGGATGCTAGCAAGGGACAGGCGGGACTTTTGCTGTCGCACGGAGGAGCGACCGCTGTATCTGCTGGGGTCGGCACAGCGGGAACCTTCGGAAGAAGAACCGCGTCAATCTTCGATCTCAATCTTTCTGGAACAACCGGACCCGCGCCGACGATTCTCGGCAAGACTGGGGCTGAGGAAGTCGCAGGCGTGCTCTCTGGGATTGCGGAAATTAAGTTCGCAATAGACGTTGGCCTTACGGGCGCGGAGGCAATCGGCTGTGCGTTTCATCGATAG
- a CDS encoding tryptophan 2,3-dioxygenase family protein, translating into MPTIDIHTHFFPETWPDLAERFGTPNWPWIQHTERGKAVIMLGDREFRHIYSACWDPEKRLEEMDRDGVDIQIISATPVLFSYGACAEHGLDCAKIFNDAGLELCARGRGRLKSLCQVPLQDIDAACKELTRCMRAGHLGVHIGNHVGEKNLDDQGILTFLHHCADEGAAVLVHPWDMMGRERMPNYMMPWTVAMPAETQLAIVTMILSGAFDRLPKNLRICFAHGGGSFAFLLGRLENAWSHHPLARGKSEYSPRHYLDRFYVDSAVFDDATLQFLVSVMGEDHVVLGSDYPFPLGEERIGSLIRRSGLNEETKSKLLYRNAAKFLGLTSGNIPKADERPTSAESAQMCGTESAGCPVAHSSGDGQDRDKLTYSSYLKIPELLSLQHMLSEPPRHDELLFIIIHQTYELWFKELLHDLEAVVRCLQAVSRNVKSRDEVYEAARLLRRCTEIMRVIVTQFTILETMLPTHFLAFREKLAPASGFQSAQFREIEFLCGLQDAKMLRHHGDIPQEHAKLERRLHGPSLHDVLFEALRAIGKLRPYAPQMGERERFEARAAAIRDLYENEQHYRDWIDVCERLTEFDELVVSWRLRHIQMVERTIGAKFGTGGSEGASYLRTTLDKKFFPELWEARTMLRPPE; encoded by the coding sequence ATGCCAACGATCGACATTCACACGCACTTTTTTCCGGAGACCTGGCCGGACCTTGCCGAGCGTTTCGGCACACCGAATTGGCCGTGGATCCAGCACACGGAACGGGGCAAGGCCGTCATCATGCTGGGTGACCGCGAGTTTCGGCATATCTACTCGGCTTGTTGGGATCCCGAGAAGCGCCTGGAAGAGATGGACCGCGACGGCGTGGACATCCAGATCATCTCGGCGACGCCGGTGCTCTTCTCATATGGAGCGTGCGCGGAGCACGGGTTGGATTGCGCGAAGATCTTCAATGACGCGGGACTGGAGTTGTGCGCGCGCGGCAGAGGTCGGCTGAAGTCGCTGTGCCAGGTGCCGTTGCAGGATATCGACGCGGCCTGCAAAGAGCTGACGCGATGCATGAGGGCTGGGCATCTCGGAGTGCATATTGGAAATCACGTTGGGGAGAAAAACCTCGACGATCAGGGCATTCTGACGTTTTTGCATCACTGCGCGGATGAGGGTGCGGCGGTGCTGGTGCATCCGTGGGACATGATGGGACGCGAGCGGATGCCGAATTACATGATGCCGTGGACGGTGGCGATGCCGGCAGAGACTCAACTCGCAATCGTAACGATGATACTGAGCGGTGCGTTCGACCGGCTGCCGAAGAACTTGAGAATCTGCTTCGCGCATGGTGGCGGGAGCTTCGCATTCCTGCTGGGACGACTGGAGAATGCGTGGTCGCATCACCCGCTAGCGCGCGGGAAGTCAGAATATTCGCCCAGACATTACCTGGACCGGTTCTATGTCGATTCGGCGGTGTTCGACGACGCGACACTTCAGTTTCTTGTAAGTGTGATGGGTGAGGACCACGTCGTGCTCGGATCGGATTATCCCTTCCCGCTCGGCGAAGAACGTATTGGGAGCTTGATCCGGCGAAGTGGATTGAACGAGGAAACGAAGTCGAAGCTGCTGTATCGGAACGCGGCGAAGTTTCTGGGGTTGACGTCGGGCAATATTCCCAAAGCTGACGAAAGACCCACATCTGCGGAAAGCGCGCAGATGTGCGGCACCGAAAGTGCTGGGTGCCCGGTGGCGCATTCGTCGGGCGATGGTCAAGACAGGGACAAGCTGACGTACAGCTCGTACCTGAAGATCCCCGAGTTGCTTAGCCTGCAGCACATGCTTTCGGAGCCGCCTCGGCACGACGAACTGCTATTCATCATCATTCACCAGACGTACGAATTGTGGTTCAAGGAGTTGCTGCACGACCTGGAAGCGGTAGTGCGCTGCCTGCAGGCGGTATCGAGAAACGTGAAGTCGCGCGACGAGGTGTATGAAGCAGCGCGACTGCTGCGGAGATGCACGGAGATCATGCGGGTGATCGTCACGCAGTTCACGATTTTGGAGACGATGCTGCCGACGCACTTCCTGGCGTTTCGGGAGAAACTGGCACCAGCGAGCGGATTCCAGTCCGCACAGTTTCGCGAGATCGAGTTCCTCTGCGGGTTGCAGGACGCGAAGATGCTTCGGCATCATGGGGACATACCACAGGAACACGCGAAGCTGGAGCGCAGGCTGCACGGACCTTCGCTGCACGATGTGCTGTTTGAGGCCCTGCGGGCAATTGGCAAACTGCGACCGTATGCGCCGCAGATGGGCGAACGGGAGCGGTTCGAGGCGCGCGCAGCGGCGATCCGCGATCTGTACGAGAACGAGCAGCACTATCGCGACTGGATCGACGTGTGCGAGCGGCTCACCGAGTTTGACGAACTGGTAGTCAGCTGGCGGCTGCGGCATATACAAATGGTGGAGCGAACGATCGGAGCGAAGTTCGGAACCGGCGGAAGCGAGGGCGCGTCGTATCTGAGGACGACGCTGGACAAGAAATTCTTTCCTGAGCTTTGGGAGGCGCGCACAATGCTGCGCCCGCCCGAATAA